The Streptomyces fungicidicus nucleotide sequence GGTACCGCACCGCGTCGATCATCTGCCGGTGGCAGTAGCCCTCCGGCCGCCCGCCCCGACCTGCCAGCCATCCCGGCACCGGCAGCAGGTCCCGCACCAGGATCCACTCGGCATCGCTCATGTCCGAGCCGTACCGGGGCCGGCGCCCCGGCCGGTCGGCCGCCGTTCCCGAACCTGTGGGCGAGACAGTCACACCCAGGAGTGGACGGACTGGACCCGGCAACCGTGACCACCCGACACTTCGACAACAGGGCCTCTTGCTCCTCGCTGGACTCGACATCCGCGAGCTACCAAGAGGCCCTTCTTCCATGCATCGGCACCGGCCGACTCACCCGAACCAGGCCCCTGTTCGAATCCCACCCGGCCACCCGAGCGGATAGAGAACAGCCAGTAAGGCGTTGCCAGAGCCTCCATACCAGTCATGCCTGCAGGGGCTGTTCCCTCCCTGTCACCCGTCACCTCAAAGAGTGAAGCAGGGGTCGTTTAATCGTGAAGATGTTGTAGGATCCACGCACTGCCAGGGGTGGGGACCTCTTCGATGGCGGTGCTGAGGGATGTTCTCTTGGTGGGGGCTTGGCAGTGGCAAGAGGCAAGACATCGCTCCGGGGCGCGTCCACACTGGTCGGCGACAGGTGGCAGAAGCTGCCTGAGTGGGCGGCATGGTTCTCGGAGGTCGGGTATTGGGCGGCAGGCCTGCACAAGGAGGGCTCAAACGCGGTAGTGGCGCTGTCCGTTCCGACGCGTGACTACCTCGCGGTGCTGCTGACCTATGGGGTTGTGAACCGGGCGTCCCAGGCGGAAGTGGTCCCTGCGGAGTCGGAGCAGAACTTCGAGCAGGCCGAATGCCTTCCTGTCGGCAACTGCGTTCGAGTCATCCCGGTCAAGGGTCCCGGGCAGGGGCGGCGCGTTTACACGGGAGTGTTCGGCGGGGCGATTCAGAACCATCATGGGCGGGTCTACGAACTCGCAGGCAGCAAGAGTCCTGGACGGCGTCCTGGACCCATTTCGTGGTTTCCGGCAGACGACTACCGGCTCCAACTGCTTCGCTGGCCAGACCTGCCGGAGGACTACAGGGGTAGCAACCGCTTCAGTGAAGAGCTTGAAATACCCGTCGGCGCTGAGAACCTGTTGGCCGGACAGATGACCGACTTCTACGGACGCTGCTCGCTGCACAGCGTCGTGGTGGGGGTAAGGAACACGGTCCTGGCTGAGGCCCAGCTCGTCGTCGGGGCAGCCGGAGGACCGGCATTGCCCCTGCAGGAGCTGCTGCGTCTGCGCGCAGTCCGCTCGCCTGGATCCCACTACCGCAGTGTGGTGCTGTCGAGCCGGGGCGATCCGGAGGAGTACCGCGACGTAGTGCGGTCCTGCCAGCCGGTTGTGGCCGTGCTCGACGGTGCGTCAACGGTTCGGCGGTGGCTTGGAGCAAGTCTCGCGAGCGTGACGGTGGCCGTGGTCGAGCGCACCAGCCCGTCAGCGCTGGCCGCTGCGGACGGGCTCTACGAGAACCGATGGCGCAGCGTGGCCAACGTCGACGTGCCCAGAGACCTCGGCAGCCGTATTCCTCCGGGCGTTGAACTGCTGGCATGGAAGAGCAGGGGGGCGGCACCATGAGTTTGTGGGAGGTAGACAAGGTCTACCAGCATGCGGGCTGCGCTATCGAGGAGCAGCCTGTGCACCACTCAGGTGTGCACTCGTTCATGCGGGTAGCTTCGCAGTTTCTGCGTGCAGTAGGGGAGTTGGAGAGCTCTGACCTGTGGAGGCAGGCTTGCGTCGAGATCCGGCGGGTCCGGTGGCTCCTCGGTACCGTGCCGGTGCCCCTCAATAGCTTGCAGCTCAGGCTTCAGGAGACGGCGCACAGTTTGGCGGGCATTAGCGCGCGTTTGCGGCAGGCTGCGGATGCCGACCTGGTGCGCCAGCTGTCCGCCGTCGCGCAGGCCTTGACTCGCCTGGGAGCGGACACCTCCAATCCCCTTATGGCCGGGGTTATGACGTTCCTGTCGTCTGGCCGCAAGGGCACGCCGCTTGTGGCGGTGACCAACCGCTTCTACCAGGACGCCGTTGTCCGCGCGTTCGGCGTGATCCACTACCCAGTTGAAATTGGCCTGGTCAGTGACCTGTTGGGGGCTGAGGTGTATGACTCGGCGGTGGTCGTGGGACCGATCGGCTGGCTTCCGCCGGGTGTGCTGAATGCTCCCCGGGCGGCGCGGCTCGGACTGGTCCACTATGACTTCTACCGTGAGCCGCTGGACGTACAGCCGCTGTTCGACGAGGGGCCTGTGCTGCGCGGCACCATGCCAACGCGCGTACGCCGCCGCGACACGAGGACAGTCGGAGCACCGTCCGAGCTCACGGGTGGTACGACGCCTGAGACGACAGAGTCCCTGCTGACGGATCTCGATGTCGCTTCCCTGGCGCAGGATGCTGTCGCAGGACTTCCCATTGAAGCTCTGCGGGACGGTGCCACAGGCGGTCACGAGGGGGTGGAGGCCCGCGCGGCTCTGCTCGCCGACGGCTCGTATGTCCTGCTGCCCGCGGAATCCAGCGTTCACAAGATCCTTTTGGTTGAGTCGGATCCGGATGATGAGCCCTCTGTCGAGGCCGTCGACGGGGCCTCGATTTCGGTCGGCGACTACGTCGTACTTCGCGGTAGCTCCTACTATCAGAGCCTGATCGAGCGGGCCGACGTCGTCTTGGGCGACGACGCACCCATGCTGCGGGCGCTACAACAGGGGTGGAAAACGCAGCTGGGCGATCGTATTGCCCATCACCCAGATGGCCGTCGGGGGGTTGCGAAGGACTTGGTGGCGCGCGGCGCGGTGACAACCAACCTGGACTACTGGACGAGCTCTTGGTGCATCAGAACGCGGCGTAGAGATGACTTCGCTGTTGTCATGGCCTATCTGGGCCGCAGAGGGGAGGCGCAGGACGTCTGGGCCGCCCTCGGCCGAATCGACCATGCACACCGCAGTGCCGGGCGGGGCTACGCCGAGGCTGTGCAGCGTGCTGTCTCCGGGGATTTGTGGCAGCGGCTCTGGGTGGACCGCTGGTGCGAGATCCCCTTGGACGATACGGACTCGGGCGCGCGGGTGGCTCTGGTCGACGCCGTTCTCCCCGGACAGCTGCGCGTTCCCCCGCATTACCTCTGTCGGCTCCGCACTTCGGAGGTGCCCTGATGGCGCGCATGATCCCGTCGGCCTTCGATCCGGAAGTCACCCCTAGTCCCGGGGAGAAAGAGGTGTTCCAGCGGCTCCGCGATGACCCTGGCACGGAAGGTTGGGTGGTGCTGCATTCGCTGGGGATCGCCAACCACCCGCGGCAGATCCAGGGTGAGGCTGATTTCGTCATCATCGTGCCTGGGAAGGGGATCCTAGTCCTGGAGGTGAAGGCCCATCTGCAGGTCAGGCGCCTCCCGAGTGGCGAGTGGCGGCTGGGCAGCCAGCCACCAACCTTGAGGAGCCCATTCCAACAGGCCGATGAGGCCATGCATGCGGTCAAGGAGAAGCTCATAGGCCACGGCGGTGGGCTGGGAGCCGTGCCGATGACCTCCGCTGTGTTGTTCACGCACAGCCGGTTCGCGGTGTCAGGCCCCATGGAGTGGCACTCATGGCAGGCGATCGACACAGTGGCCCTGCACAGCCGTCCCGTTTCCGCTCTGATCACCGGGGTCCTGGACGCCCACCGCGCGCACCTCACCTCGACTCCCACAGCAGGCTGGTTCAACCCCGCATCCGCCGCTCCCGACGCCGGCCAGACCGAGCGGATTCTGGAGGCGCTGCGGCCCTCATTCGAGTTTGCCGAACCGCCCAAGCTGCGGCGGCAGCGGATGGAACGGGAGACTCAGACCTTTACTAAGCAGCAGTACGAGGTGCTCGACATGATCGCCGCCAATCGGCGGTGCCTGGTCCGCGGCGCCGCAGGAACAGGCAAGACTTTCGTTGCCGTGGAGGCGGCGCGGCGGTTCGCCGGAAGCGGTCTGAGAGTCTTGCTGTGCTGTTTCAACCGGCAGCTGGGCCGCTGGCTCAAGGAAGAGACCGCCGGGGTGGAGGGGATCACGGCCGCTCACCTTCACTCCTACATGGCGGGGCTGGTTCCCGCTGCACGCCCCGTGGCGAGCGGAGGTGACGGGTTCTTCACAGAGGAGCTTCCCGACCTCGCCCTGGAAGCCCTGCTGGAGCGCGACGGCCCGACGTTCGATGTGCTGGTGATCGACGAGGCACAGGACCTGATGCGCGAGTCCTACCTCAACGTCCTCGACTCCTCCTTGCGCGGAGGTTTGTCTAGCGGCCAGTGGCTGGCCTTCGGCGACTTCACGCGCCAGGCCCTTTATGACTCCGGCGGTGAGGGAATGGAAGCCCTCCACAGGCGGACGGTGGGCGAGCCAGCGGTATTCATACTGCGTCACAACTGCAGGAGCGTCCCCGACATCACCTTCTACGTGGAAGCGACGTCCGACCTTGACCCGGGCTACACCGGAACGCTGCGGCCTTCGAACGACCGGACCGCAGAGCACCTGTGGTGGACGGACAGCGAGGAACAGCAGCGGCTACTGGCGGACAGGCTCAGCCAGCTCACCCGCGAAGGGTTCCGGCCCGAGGACATCGTCGTCCTGTCACCGCTGCGCAATGACCAGAGCGCGGCCGGCAGCTGCCGGGACCCCCGCTGGCAAAACCGGCTCGTGCCCTTCGGCTCCCCGCGGCCGGGGGCGGTGCGATACGGGACAGTGCACGCTTTCAAGGGGCTGGACTCCCCGGCGGTCATCCTCACTGATATTGCCTCTTTTGGGTCGGCGCGTGACCAGACGCTCTTCTATGTGGGCGCTTCCCGTGCCAGGGACGAACTCACGGTGCTGATGTCCCAGAACGCACGCCCTGGCTTCCGCAAACAGGTCTTCAAGGAGAAGGCAGCATGACCATCAGCGACCACCTCGGTCCGCGTGAGGACGTTATCGACGCCCTGAGGGCCGAGCTGCTCGGTCCTGCACCCGCCGGCAAGTCTCTCGACCGGGAATCATTCGACAACTGGGAGGAAGCCCGCGGCCCTTGGGTGGACCCCGAGTCCGGAGAGGAGATCCTCGACCGGGCCCCGCTGGTGCGGTACGGCGTCGGCGTCCTGTACCCCGCCGAGAGCACCGCGCGGCCCACGGACGAGGATCGCACGGTCGTTGCCGGTCTCGTGGACGGTGAGCTCGACGAAAAGGTCTTCGAGGGCCTGCAGGAAGCTGCACAGCGCACGGTCGGCGGGCCGCCTGAGGACGACGACTTCGACCTCGCCGGCGCGAACGACCGACGTCCCAGCACGATGGGCCTGTCGTTCATGCTGGCGGGCGGGAGCGGTACGGCTCTCCGCATCGTTTTCACAGGTGGCCGCTATCGGCATCAGAGCGTGTCTGTGGCGGGCGATGCGCGGCGGTGGTGGGTACGCAGCCCCGTTACGGCGGTCTGGGAGCTGTCTGCGGACGAGATCGCCACGGCCAACCGGGTCCTGCGGAAGTTGCAGCCGGACGCGGACGCCTCGCGCAGCATTGACGGGCTCGACCTGGAGCTGATCGTCAACGTGCGCAGCCACCAGGACGGCAGGCTGATCACAGTTGCCCTCGTCAACCGGACGGTCCCCGGAAGTAAGCCACTCGATGCTGTGAGCCTGTTCCAGGCCGAGATGACCGTCGAGCCGCAGGGCGGGTGGCTCGCGCCGTACCCGGAGGCAGCCGAAGCCGAGACCCACCCGGACGACGCCTCGTTCAATCTGCTCTACCGGGAAGCACGGACCTTCGCTGTGGGGCACGGCTGCGCCGCGGACTGGGCCGACCCCACAGAGGGCCGGGCCGCCTGGGCCAAGGCCGACCCGCTGCCCTGGTACGAGGCACCCAGCATCACTCCCGACATCCGGCAGAACGGCAGCCCGCTCACTGTCTCCATGGAGCAGCTCTCTGGGGACGGCCCTGCTGGTCCTGAGCGCCTCGAGCAGGTCGTCGGCGCGTACGCGGAGTGGATCGAAGGGCTCGAAGAGAAGGCTGCCGGCCTCGACGAGCGGTTCCGGCTGACCGCCGCGCAGCACATCGAAGGCTGCCGCAAGGCTCTGGGCCGTATGAGGGAAGGGCTCGAACTGGTCCGTGACGCCCGGAGCGACGTGGGCCGTGCCTTTCGGATGGCTAACCGTGCCATGTTGCGCCAGCAGCTGCGCTCCGGGGCCGACCTGCGCCAGACGCAGTCCGTCGACGGGCGGTACCAGGTGGAGGGAGCCCAGCCGGATGAGAACGAGGCTCGCCGCAAGGGCAAGGGGAACTGGCGTGCCTTCCAGATCGCATTTCTCCTGGCCGCCGTCCCCTCAAGTGCCGATCCCCTCCATGACGACCGTGAGGTTGTTGACCTCATCTACTTCCCCACCGGCGGTGGCAAGACTGAGGCCTATCTCGGACTGTCTGCTTTCACGATGCTGCTCCGTCGTCTGCGCAACTCCGATGACACGAGTGTCACCGTCCTCATGCGCTATACGCTGCGTCTGCTGACCGCTCAGCAATTCCTGCGCGCCGCCGCTCTCGTCTGCGCGCTTGAGGAGTTGCGCGCAGACGCGCCGGACCTTGGAACGGTCCCCTTCTCGATCGGGATCTGGGTGGGTGGCGAGACCACTCCCAACCGGCGCGCGGATGCGAAGTCAGCACTTGGCAGGCTCTACCGCGGAGAGCAGGAGAACCCGTTTCTGCTGCTGCGCTGTCCCTGGTGCTCAGCTCAGATGGGCCCCGTTACCAGCCAGGAAGAAGACACCGCGCCCGGGCAGCGCCGCCGTAGGACCGGCCGACGCACCGGAGCGGCGGCCCGCACACCCGTAGCCGGCTACACGGAGTACCGCGGAACCGTGCGCTTCATCTGCCCGGATAATGAGTGCCGGTTCTCCACGGAGGACTCGCCACTGCCTGTCTACGTGGTTGACGAGGACCTCTACGAGCACCGGCCGACCCTCGTGATCGGGACGGTGGACAAGTTCGCCCTCATTGCCTGGCGGCCCAAAGCAAGGGCCCTGTTCGGCTTCGGATCCGACGGGCTCGGTTCGGACGGCTCCCGGGCCTACTCGCCACCTTCGTTGATCATCCAGGACGAGCTGCACCTCATCGCCGGTCCGCTCGGCTCCCTTACGGGCCTCTACGAGGGCGTTATCGAAGAACTGTGCACCGACCGGCGAGGCGGCACGCGCATTCTCCCCAAGATCGTCGCCTCCACCGCGACGATCCGGCGGCACGAGGAGCAGGTCAAGGCCCTTTACGGCCGTGAGCAGGTGCACCTTTTCCCGCCGCACGGCATCGACGCCTCCGACTCCTTCTTCGCCGTCTACGACCGCGATCCGGAGACCGGCACTCTCAAGCCGGGGCGGCGCTACATCGGCGTGCACGCCCCTGCCCTCGGCTCCATGCAGACCACACAGGTCCGCACGTTCGCCGCCCTGCTCCAGGCAGCCAAGGACCTTCCCGAAGGCCTCCGCGACCCCTGGTGGACGCTGCTCGCCTTCTTCAACAGCCTCCGTGAGCTCGGCAACTCGCTGTCGCTCATGCAGTCCGACATCCCCGACTACCTGAGGACCATCAACAACCGCTCAGAGACGGACCGCACCGGGATGCGCTACCTCAACTGGGTCGAGGAGATGACCAGCCGCCTCCGGCAGGACCAGATCCCCGAAGCCATCCAGAAGCTCGAGCGGCAGCTCACGGACGAACAGCGGGCCGTAGACGCCTGTCTGGCCTCCAGCCTGATTGAGGTCGGCATCGACATCCCCCGTCTCTCACTCATGGCCGTTGTCGGCCAGCCCAAGAGCACCTCCCAGTACATCCAGGTCACCGGTCGCGTCGGACGACGCATTCCCGGACTGGTCGTCACCCTGTACGGGGCAGGCAAACCCCGAGACCGCAGCCACTTCGAGCGCTTCCGCAGCTACCACGAACGCCTGTACGCGCAGGTCGAACCGACCAGCTCCACCCCATTCGCCCCGCCCGCCCTGGACCGGGCCCTGCGCGCAGTCGCGGTTGCCTACATCCGGCAGACCGGACCGGAGGCGCTTGAGCCTCAGCCGTTCCCCGCCGAAGGCTGGGAAGCGGCCAGAAAGCTTCTCCTCGACCGGGTCGACTTCTGCGACTCCGAAGAAGCCGACCGCACAGCCGACATCCTGGACAGGATGCGCAAGGAGTGGGAGGCGTGGCAGCCCGGGCACTGGGGCGACTTCGGGCCCATGGTCAGCAGCGACCAGCTCCTGCGCCCCCTTGGCCAGTACGCGGACGAGCAGGCCCAGAGTATGACCTGGGCCATCCCCTCCTCCATGCGCGGCGTCGACGCCGAATGCCAGATCGAGGTCACCTCGGAGTACGCGATCCAGGAAGGACAGTCATGATCCGCGGCAAGGTCCGGCGCTCCCAGATGGTCGCCCCGTTTGGCCCCGGGGCCATGCACGTGCTGTCCGACGGGACGTCAGTCATCACGGCAGGCCTCGACCACTGGTTTCCGCGCGGAGACGACCGCAACCAGGAAGAGTTCCGTATCCACGAGTGGCGCCTGGAACAGCATCTCGGTGTCGACGCGCTCTACTCTCCTCCGGACTACCGCACCCGTTCGGAGGATGGGGTCAACACCGGTCTCACCGTCCCGGTCCTTCGGTTCCCCACCTGGGGCTTCTGCCCGCGCTGCCGCAAGCTGGCCAAGGACCGGCTCCACCAGGAGAACCGCCCGGCCTGCAAGGAGCATGAGTCCTCCGGCCGCAAGCCCTTCTTCGCCCAAGTGCCCTTCGTCGCGATCTGTGAGCGAGGGCACCTCCAGGACTTCCCCTGGTTCGAATGGACGCATAAGTCAGCGACGCCCTCCTGCCGGGGGCACCGCCTCTCACTGCGGTCCTCCGGCGGCGGCACTCTGGCCTCCCAACGGGTGTCCTGTTCCTGCAACGCGACCCGCAGCCTGGAAGGCA carries:
- a CDS encoding nuclease-related domain-containing DEAD/DEAH box helicase; translation: MARMIPSAFDPEVTPSPGEKEVFQRLRDDPGTEGWVVLHSLGIANHPRQIQGEADFVIIVPGKGILVLEVKAHLQVRRLPSGEWRLGSQPPTLRSPFQQADEAMHAVKEKLIGHGGGLGAVPMTSAVLFTHSRFAVSGPMEWHSWQAIDTVALHSRPVSALITGVLDAHRAHLTSTPTAGWFNPASAAPDAGQTERILEALRPSFEFAEPPKLRRQRMERETQTFTKQQYEVLDMIAANRRCLVRGAAGTGKTFVAVEAARRFAGSGLRVLLCCFNRQLGRWLKEETAGVEGITAAHLHSYMAGLVPAARPVASGGDGFFTEELPDLALEALLERDGPTFDVLVIDEAQDLMRESYLNVLDSSLRGGLSSGQWLAFGDFTRQALYDSGGEGMEALHRRTVGEPAVFILRHNCRSVPDITFYVEATSDLDPGYTGTLRPSNDRTAEHLWWTDSEEQQRLLADRLSQLTREGFRPEDIVVLSPLRNDQSAAGSCRDPRWQNRLVPFGSPRPGAVRYGTVHAFKGLDSPAVILTDIASFGSARDQTLFYVGASRARDELTVLMSQNARPGFRKQVFKEKAA
- a CDS encoding helicase-related protein — protein: MTISDHLGPREDVIDALRAELLGPAPAGKSLDRESFDNWEEARGPWVDPESGEEILDRAPLVRYGVGVLYPAESTARPTDEDRTVVAGLVDGELDEKVFEGLQEAAQRTVGGPPEDDDFDLAGANDRRPSTMGLSFMLAGGSGTALRIVFTGGRYRHQSVSVAGDARRWWVRSPVTAVWELSADEIATANRVLRKLQPDADASRSIDGLDLELIVNVRSHQDGRLITVALVNRTVPGSKPLDAVSLFQAEMTVEPQGGWLAPYPEAAEAETHPDDASFNLLYREARTFAVGHGCAADWADPTEGRAAWAKADPLPWYEAPSITPDIRQNGSPLTVSMEQLSGDGPAGPERLEQVVGAYAEWIEGLEEKAAGLDERFRLTAAQHIEGCRKALGRMREGLELVRDARSDVGRAFRMANRAMLRQQLRSGADLRQTQSVDGRYQVEGAQPDENEARRKGKGNWRAFQIAFLLAAVPSSADPLHDDREVVDLIYFPTGGGKTEAYLGLSAFTMLLRRLRNSDDTSVTVLMRYTLRLLTAQQFLRAAALVCALEELRADAPDLGTVPFSIGIWVGGETTPNRRADAKSALGRLYRGEQENPFLLLRCPWCSAQMGPVTSQEEDTAPGQRRRRTGRRTGAAARTPVAGYTEYRGTVRFICPDNECRFSTEDSPLPVYVVDEDLYEHRPTLVIGTVDKFALIAWRPKARALFGFGSDGLGSDGSRAYSPPSLIIQDELHLIAGPLGSLTGLYEGVIEELCTDRRGGTRILPKIVASTATIRRHEEQVKALYGREQVHLFPPHGIDASDSFFAVYDRDPETGTLKPGRRYIGVHAPALGSMQTTQVRTFAALLQAAKDLPEGLRDPWWTLLAFFNSLRELGNSLSLMQSDIPDYLRTINNRSETDRTGMRYLNWVEEMTSRLRQDQIPEAIQKLERQLTDEQRAVDACLASSLIEVGIDIPRLSLMAVVGQPKSTSQYIQVTGRVGRRIPGLVVTLYGAGKPRDRSHFERFRSYHERLYAQVEPTSSTPFAPPALDRALRAVAVAYIRQTGPEALEPQPFPAEGWEAARKLLLDRVDFCDSEEADRTADILDRMRKEWEAWQPGHWGDFGPMVSSDQLLRPLGQYADEQAQSMTWAIPSSMRGVDAECQIEVTSEYAIQEGQS